In Myxococcales bacterium, the following proteins share a genomic window:
- a CDS encoding type II toxin-antitoxin system VapC family toxin — protein MRICLDTSAYSHFKRGAPTAIEVIDAAEWVGFPAVALGELRTGFALGRKSPENERELAAFLRNPVVEVLDVDDAASRIYAEIVVALRKAGTPLPTNDIWIAAVAAREGASVVTFDEHFRAIPRVGSVVLGAS, from the coding sequence ATGAGGATCTGCCTCGACACCTCCGCGTACAGCCACTTCAAGCGCGGTGCGCCCACGGCCATCGAGGTCATCGACGCGGCGGAATGGGTGGGCTTCCCCGCGGTCGCCCTGGGTGAGCTGCGCACGGGCTTTGCACTCGGGCGCAAGTCGCCCGAGAACGAACGCGAGCTAGCGGCGTTCCTGCGGAACCCGGTGGTGGAAGTCCTCGACGTCGATGATGCGGCTTCGCGCATTTACGCGGAAATAGTGGTGGCGCTGCGCAAGGCAGGGACACCGCTCCCGACGAACGACATCTGGATCGCTGCCGTTGCGGCCCGCGAGGGCGCCTCGGTGGTCACCTTCGACGAGCACTTCCGGGCGATCCCGCGGGTGGGGAGCGTGGTGCTGGGCGCGTCGTAG
- a CDS encoding Sir2 family NAD-dependent protein deacetylase produces the protein MMSVDTDKLRELIERSSRVLVFTGAGISTGSGIPDFRGPTGVWQKRAPVYFQEFMADEDARREYWEYKLEGYLGFRDARPNAAHLALVELERRGKLESLVTQNIDGLHQAAGTSSKKLIELHGTNSEVECVECRRREPVERCMTDFERTREPPACTACGALMKPAVVMFGQALDMTLLGAAMRAAERADLVLALGSSLVVTPAADVPLAGARRGAPYVIVNRGETAHDRLATLRIDDDVVSVLPAAVA, from the coding sequence GTGATGTCCGTCGATACCGACAAGCTACGCGAGCTCATCGAGCGCTCCTCTCGCGTCCTGGTGTTCACCGGCGCCGGCATCTCCACGGGCAGCGGCATCCCGGATTTTCGCGGTCCGACCGGGGTCTGGCAGAAGCGCGCGCCGGTCTACTTCCAGGAGTTCATGGCGGACGAGGACGCGCGGCGCGAGTACTGGGAGTACAAGCTCGAGGGCTACCTCGGCTTTCGCGACGCCCGTCCCAACGCCGCGCACCTGGCGCTGGTCGAGCTCGAGCGGCGCGGCAAGCTCGAGAGCCTGGTCACCCAGAACATCGATGGGCTGCACCAGGCGGCAGGGACGAGCTCGAAGAAGCTGATCGAGCTTCACGGCACGAACTCCGAGGTGGAGTGCGTCGAGTGCCGGCGCCGCGAGCCCGTCGAGCGCTGCATGACCGATTTCGAGCGGACGCGCGAGCCGCCCGCCTGCACGGCGTGTGGCGCGCTGATGAAGCCGGCGGTGGTGATGTTCGGGCAAGCCCTCGACATGACGCTCCTGGGCGCGGCGATGCGTGCGGCCGAGCGGGCCGACCTGGTGCTCGCGCTCGGCTCCTCGCTGGTGGTCACTCCGGCTGCCGACGTGCCGCTCGCGGGAGCGCGTCGGGGAGCGCCCTACGTGATCGTCAACCGCGGCGAGACGGCCCACGATCGCCTGGCCACCCTGCGCATCGACGACGACGTCGTCAGCGTCTTGCCTGCCGCCGTGGCTTGA
- a CDS encoding SPFH domain-containing protein: protein MTEELGELLGVVVGVGFIPGLILLILILRGFFVVEPRVAFVVLYWGKYRRSIVQPGIHWAFPIGLGWRRVSLRDAIAEIPLTTIVDTHGNPIQASAVCVFHVVDPVKATLDVQDYRTFVNNQASTVLKAVCSRFPYESENPNQPCLKKESAEIIHALASQLRGQVQAAGVDIRLIRLNDLAYAPEIAQSMLLRQQAQALVDARRTLVEGALDTVKDALETLARLGIVLPEPSRNFLASNLTLLLCAGERGEQHSTVVTRQR from the coding sequence ATGACCGAAGAGCTCGGAGAGCTGCTCGGGGTCGTGGTGGGGGTGGGCTTCATCCCGGGCCTGATCCTGCTGATCCTGATCTTGCGCGGGTTCTTCGTGGTCGAGCCGCGCGTCGCCTTCGTGGTGCTGTACTGGGGCAAGTACCGGCGCAGCATCGTGCAGCCTGGCATCCACTGGGCGTTCCCCATCGGGCTCGGATGGCGCCGGGTCTCGTTGCGCGATGCCATTGCCGAGATCCCGCTGACCACCATCGTGGACACCCACGGCAACCCGATCCAGGCCTCCGCGGTGTGTGTCTTTCACGTCGTCGATCCGGTGAAAGCGACGCTGGACGTGCAGGACTATCGTACCTTCGTGAACAACCAGGCCTCTACGGTGCTGAAGGCGGTGTGCTCGCGCTTCCCGTACGAGAGCGAGAACCCCAACCAGCCCTGTCTGAAGAAGGAGAGCGCGGAGATCATCCACGCCCTCGCGAGTCAGCTTCGAGGGCAGGTGCAGGCGGCGGGGGTCGACATTCGGCTGATCCGCCTGAACGATCTGGCCTACGCGCCGGAGATCGCACAATCCATGTTGCTGCGTCAGCAGGCCCAAGCGCTGGTGGACGCGCGACGCACGCTGGTCGAAGGCGCGCTGGACACGGTGAAGGATGCGCTGGAGACGCTGGCGCGGCTTGGCATCGTGCTGCCGGAGCCGAGTCGCAACTTCCTGGCCAGCAACCTGACGCTCCTCCTGTGCGCCGGGGAGCGGGGCGAGCAGCACTCGACGGTGGTGACGAGGCAGCGGTAG
- a CDS encoding OsmC family protein encodes MDITVRFPGNKRVDALFGDRVIHTDQSPLHGGEGSAPEPFELFLASLATCAGVYVLGFCQARNIPTDGIELTQHQDFDEAGRLARVTMKISVPAGFPPKYVPALERVAAKCTVKRVIQDAPEFVIEATARAPEHETAAAVH; translated from the coding sequence ATGGATATCACCGTCAGATTCCCAGGGAACAAGCGCGTCGATGCCCTCTTTGGCGATCGGGTCATCCACACCGATCAGAGCCCGTTGCACGGCGGCGAGGGCAGCGCACCTGAGCCGTTCGAGCTGTTTCTCGCCTCGCTCGCGACCTGCGCCGGGGTCTACGTGCTCGGCTTCTGCCAGGCGCGCAACATCCCGACGGACGGCATCGAGCTGACCCAGCACCAGGACTTCGACGAAGCCGGACGGCTTGCGCGCGTGACGATGAAGATCAGCGTGCCCGCTGGTTTTCCGCCCAAGTACGTGCCGGCGCTCGAACGGGTCGCGGCCAAGTGCACGGTCAAGCGTGTGATCCAGGACGCTCCCGAGTTCGTGATCGAGGCGACGGCCCGAGCGCCGGAGCACGAGACGGCCGCGGCGGTTCACTGA
- a CDS encoding PQQ-binding-like beta-propeller repeat protein, producing MTRARIPAAYAESSGPFCYVAPGFFVKGTNTQHVLAVDAQSGKELWRVPVESPGSFITSVSATAARVYVAIGDYLVAQTEKVVLDLGRGRED from the coding sequence ATGACTCGAGCGCGCATCCCGGCAGCATACGCTGAATCGAGCGGGCCGTTCTGTTACGTAGCTCCGGGGTTCTTCGTGAAGGGCACCAACACCCAGCACGTGCTCGCGGTGGACGCGCAGAGTGGCAAGGAGCTCTGGCGCGTGCCAGTGGAGTCTCCCGGAAGCTTCATCACCAGCGTGAGCGCAACGGCCGCGCGGGTGTACGTCGCCATCGGAGATTATTTGGTCGCTCAGACTGAGAAAGTCGTGCTCGACCTGGGGCGCGGTCGGGAGGACTAG
- a CDS encoding YeeE/YedE family protein — MPLVFVVFGVVFGWTLSRSGAADYDFIQKMFLFQDFQLYGIIGTAVALTAPGLWLIKRRGRTLTGAVVTLGEKPRHRGNVIGGVLFGIGWSITGMCPGPMLVNVGEGKLYAVAALAGALVGAAVFGVLYPKLAPRIGLPALATGTGDG, encoded by the coding sequence ATGCCGCTGGTCTTCGTGGTGTTCGGCGTCGTGTTCGGCTGGACGCTGAGCCGCAGCGGCGCGGCGGACTACGACTTCATCCAGAAGATGTTCCTGTTTCAGGACTTTCAGCTGTACGGCATCATCGGCACAGCGGTGGCGCTGACTGCGCCCGGACTCTGGCTGATCAAACGGCGCGGTCGCACGTTGACCGGAGCCGTGGTCACGCTGGGGGAGAAACCTCGGCATCGCGGCAACGTCATCGGCGGCGTGCTGTTCGGCATCGGCTGGTCGATCACGGGCATGTGTCCCGGGCCGATGCTGGTGAACGTCGGCGAGGGCAAGCTGTACGCCGTCGCCGCGCTCGCCGGAGCGCTGGTCGGCGCCGCCGTGTTCGGGGTGTTGTACCCGAAGCTCGCCCCGCGCATCGGTCTGCCTGCGCTGGCCACGGGCACCGGCGACGGCTGA
- a CDS encoding YeeE/YedE family protein produces the protein MKSLILNGVTPYHWAWGGAGVALVTLSMVWLTNRRLGVSTGLESVCSLVLRAPYFRRADLLSSNSWRLPMLVGLVLGGVLSAVLGGGWAPTWNAGMLDQVFGLGPVAKLALMFGGGLFIGFGTRMAGGCTSGHGIFGLSNFESSGLVSTLSFMGAGMLTTTIAYRVIGGM, from the coding sequence ATGAAGAGTCTGATCCTCAACGGGGTCACGCCGTATCACTGGGCGTGGGGTGGGGCCGGCGTCGCGCTCGTGACGTTGTCCATGGTGTGGCTCACGAATCGTCGCCTGGGCGTCTCGACGGGGCTCGAGAGTGTCTGCTCGCTGGTCCTCCGAGCGCCCTATTTCCGGCGCGCCGACCTGCTGAGCTCCAACAGCTGGCGCCTGCCGATGCTGGTGGGGCTCGTGCTGGGCGGCGTGCTGTCCGCCGTCCTGGGTGGCGGCTGGGCGCCAACCTGGAATGCCGGGATGTTGGATCAGGTGTTCGGACTGGGCCCGGTGGCGAAGCTCGCACTGATGTTTGGAGGCGGACTGTTCATCGGCTTCGGCACCCGCATGGCCGGGGGCTGTACCAGCGGTCACGGCATCTTCGGGCTCTCGAACTTCGAGTCGTCAGGTCTGGTCAGCACGCTCAGCTTCATGGGAGCCGGCATGCTGACGACCACGATTGCCTACCGTGTGATCGGGGGCATGTGA
- a CDS encoding NAD(P)-binding domain-containing protein — protein sequence MSSTLILGALVALAVLLWLLWEARDSRKEAATRAAAEDFAGLGVVIPTSLHPEIDPNICMGSGACVAICPEHGPLGLIANRAVLVNPLGCVGHGACEAACPVDAIRLVFGSKTRGVELPQIGPTFETNQPGVFIVGELGGMGLIKNAVSQGAQAAGHIHKGGPNGVRRGVDGALDALVVGAGPAGISATLGLMEAKLRTLLVDREALGGTITHFPRAKVVMTGPLELPLFGTVKKRTMSKEKLVELWAEIMAKCSLPLATGHLVQSIQPEGDGMWRIRSETSEWRAANVVLALGMRGSPRKLGVPGEELPKVVYRLIEPDPFEGQHVLVVGGGNSAVESALALADYGRCASVAISYRRDAFARCRGDNRRRIDELIKSGRVQALMPSTLEAIEPARVLFKQDGSVRELRNDAVIAQIGGTSPADLLKTFGINLISKYGER from the coding sequence TTGTCTTCCACGCTCATCTTGGGGGCACTGGTTGCGCTGGCCGTGCTCCTGTGGCTGCTCTGGGAGGCCAGGGACTCGCGCAAAGAAGCGGCGACGCGCGCCGCAGCGGAGGACTTCGCGGGCCTGGGTGTGGTCATCCCCACCTCGCTCCATCCGGAGATCGACCCCAACATCTGCATGGGGTCCGGCGCCTGTGTGGCGATCTGCCCCGAGCACGGCCCGCTCGGGCTGATCGCAAACCGGGCGGTGCTGGTGAACCCCCTCGGCTGCGTGGGTCACGGGGCGTGTGAAGCGGCGTGTCCGGTCGACGCGATTCGCCTGGTGTTCGGCAGCAAGACCCGCGGCGTCGAGTTGCCTCAGATCGGGCCCACCTTCGAGACCAACCAGCCCGGCGTCTTCATCGTGGGTGAGCTCGGGGGCATGGGGCTGATCAAGAACGCGGTGTCCCAAGGTGCGCAGGCGGCCGGGCACATCCACAAGGGTGGTCCGAACGGTGTGCGCCGCGGGGTGGACGGCGCGCTCGACGCGCTGGTGGTCGGAGCGGGCCCGGCCGGCATCTCGGCCACGTTGGGCCTGATGGAAGCCAAGCTGCGGACGTTGCTGGTCGACCGTGAGGCCCTCGGCGGCACCATCACGCATTTTCCTCGGGCGAAGGTCGTAATGACGGGGCCGCTCGAGCTCCCGCTGTTCGGCACCGTCAAGAAGCGGACGATGTCGAAGGAGAAGCTGGTCGAGCTGTGGGCGGAGATCATGGCCAAGTGCTCGCTGCCGCTCGCGACTGGACATCTGGTCCAGAGCATTCAGCCCGAGGGCGACGGAATGTGGCGCATCCGGTCCGAGACGAGTGAGTGGCGCGCGGCCAACGTGGTACTCGCGCTCGGAATGCGGGGTTCGCCACGCAAGCTGGGCGTCCCGGGCGAAGAGCTGCCGAAGGTGGTGTACCGGCTGATCGAACCCGACCCCTTCGAAGGACAGCACGTGCTGGTCGTCGGCGGCGGCAACAGCGCCGTCGAGTCGGCGCTCGCACTCGCGGACTACGGCCGCTGTGCGTCGGTGGCCATCAGCTACCGGCGTGATGCCTTTGCGCGTTGTCGCGGGGACAACCGGCGTCGCATCGACGAGCTAATCAAGAGCGGGAGGGTCCAGGCGCTCATGCCGTCGACGCTGGAGGCCATCGAACCCGCGAGGGTGCTCTTCAAGCAGGACGGTTCGGTGCGAGAGCTGCGTAACGACGCCGTGATCGCTCAGATTGGCGGGACCTCGCCGGCCGACTTGCTCAAGACCTTCGGCATCAACCTGATCAGCAAGTACGGCGAGCGGTAG
- a CDS encoding DUF1109 family protein, whose amino-acid sequence MTPLPPDIRSHVLATSQATPSLTRHALGRRRQLVLATALGATLAVGLMRGVPEPSNLRPMMFLGVAVGAALLVAVAVSLWMFVPAPSALGRPSSSRRAVAVCVPILLAAGMLAANLLAPETLRSPPAPIGAAVACLIVFTVLGMMLLGGLVWLERDSDPTSPRATGASLAALAGAWTAFAMAVQCPAVDPVHVLGTHVLPSALLIGAGVLLGGRFVAMRAPHRPNRPKGST is encoded by the coding sequence ATGACCCCCCTTCCGCCCGACATCAGGAGCCACGTGCTCGCGACCAGTCAGGCGACCCCGTCACTGACTCGTCATGCGCTCGGCCGTCGCCGTCAGCTGGTGCTCGCGACGGCGCTCGGTGCAACCCTCGCGGTGGGCCTCATGCGCGGCGTGCCCGAGCCGAGCAACCTGCGCCCGATGATGTTTCTGGGGGTTGCCGTGGGCGCTGCACTGCTCGTCGCCGTCGCAGTCTCGTTGTGGATGTTCGTTCCCGCGCCCTCTGCCCTCGGTCGCCCGAGCTCGAGTCGGCGCGCTGTCGCCGTGTGCGTCCCGATCTTGCTCGCCGCCGGCATGCTCGCAGCGAATCTGCTTGCCCCCGAGACCCTGCGCTCGCCACCTGCGCCAATCGGAGCGGCTGTCGCCTGCCTGATCGTGTTCACCGTTCTCGGCATGATGCTGCTCGGTGGCCTGGTGTGGCTCGAGCGTGACTCGGACCCCACGTCGCCCCGGGCGACGGGCGCGAGCCTGGCGGCGCTCGCCGGTGCATGGACCGCGTTTGCCATGGCGGTTCAGTGTCCGGCGGTGGACCCTGTTCACGTCCTTGGCACGCACGTGCTCCCCTCTGCGCTCTTGATCGGCGCCGGGGTGTTGCTCGGCGGGCGCTTCGTGGCGATGCGCGCCCCGCACCGCCCGAACCGTCCAAAAGGATCGACCTGA
- a CDS encoding RNA polymerase sigma factor produces the protein MTLVALEISPNLLPWWAAAAGFRAHPGDNVARVVEERSRASVAMERHADGDAAAFAVVYDEVAPKIYRYLLRLTRNADSAADLLQQAFLKMHEARARFNRGAKVEPWAYAIAHRLFIDSTRRHRAVVPIEDQLTLASDDDTESVARAGEFSRALSVELERIPRQQREAFLLVRGEGLSIAEAAQVLGASETAVKLRAHRAYVHLREHLGEFRSEEQPE, from the coding sequence ATGACGCTGGTCGCGCTCGAAATCAGCCCGAACTTGCTGCCGTGGTGGGCGGCCGCGGCTGGCTTCCGAGCCCACCCGGGTGATAACGTCGCGCGCGTCGTGGAGGAACGTTCGCGCGCCAGCGTCGCCATGGAACGTCACGCTGACGGCGACGCCGCGGCCTTCGCCGTCGTGTACGACGAGGTCGCACCGAAGATCTACCGCTACCTGCTGCGGCTCACCCGGAACGCCGACTCAGCCGCCGACCTGCTGCAGCAGGCGTTCCTCAAGATGCACGAGGCGCGGGCGCGTTTCAACCGGGGCGCCAAGGTCGAGCCCTGGGCATACGCCATTGCACACCGCCTCTTCATCGACTCGACCCGTCGCCACCGAGCAGTCGTCCCAATCGAGGATCAACTCACCCTGGCCAGCGACGACGACACCGAGTCGGTCGCGCGGGCCGGCGAGTTCTCCCGCGCGCTCAGCGTGGAGCTCGAGAGAATTCCTCGTCAACAACGCGAAGCCTTCCTCCTGGTTCGCGGCGAAGGGCTCTCGATCGCCGAGGCGGCCCAAGTGCTTGGAGCCAGCGAGACGGCGGTGAAGCTGCGGGCACATCGCGCCTACGTTCACCTGCGTGAGCACCTGGGAGAATTTCGCAGCGAGGAGCAGCCCGAATGA
- the arsS gene encoding arsenosugar biosynthesis radical SAM protein ArsS (Some members of this family are selenoproteins.), producing the protein MHKASARTLPLAPARPPFDAVLAEHGIPELRRGALTTLQVNVGKLCNLACHHCHVEAGPKRTESMAARVAERVLELLAGTPQIACLDLTGGAPELNPNFPMLVREARRLGRSVIDRCNLTVLFEPGMQELPQLLAENGVKVVASLPCYLGQNVDQQRGRGVFDKSVRALDALNAWGYGTSPGLELDLVYNPRGATLPPPQAALEASYRQELRSRYGIEFNRLLTLTNMPIHRFAHELVRSGRHDEYMSLLVNHFNPGTVPGLMCRSLVSVSWDGRLYDCDFNQMLELDLGACHGRTGCTLWEIHSLSELEGRRIATESHCFGCTAGAGSSCSGALQ; encoded by the coding sequence ATGCACAAAGCCTCGGCCCGAACGCTCCCGCTCGCCCCGGCTCGGCCGCCCTTCGACGCCGTGCTGGCCGAGCACGGCATACCGGAGCTGCGCCGCGGTGCGCTGACCACGCTGCAGGTGAACGTAGGCAAACTCTGCAACCTCGCGTGCCACCACTGTCACGTGGAGGCCGGCCCCAAGCGCACCGAGAGCATGGCGGCGCGAGTGGCGGAGCGGGTGCTCGAGCTGCTCGCCGGAACGCCGCAGATCGCGTGCCTGGACTTGACCGGCGGAGCGCCGGAGCTCAACCCGAATTTTCCCATGCTCGTGCGCGAGGCGCGCCGGCTCGGCCGCAGCGTGATCGACCGCTGCAACCTCACGGTGCTGTTCGAGCCCGGCATGCAAGAGCTCCCGCAATTGCTGGCGGAGAACGGCGTGAAGGTGGTGGCGAGCCTGCCGTGTTACCTCGGGCAAAACGTCGACCAGCAGCGCGGTCGTGGGGTCTTCGACAAGAGTGTGCGGGCGCTCGACGCGCTGAACGCATGGGGCTACGGCACGAGTCCCGGGCTCGAGCTCGATCTCGTCTACAACCCGCGCGGCGCCACCCTGCCGCCGCCTCAGGCCGCCCTCGAGGCGAGCTATCGGCAGGAGCTCCGCTCACGCTACGGTATCGAGTTCAATCGTTTGCTGACGCTCACCAACATGCCCATCCACCGCTTCGCCCACGAGCTCGTGCGCAGCGGACGGCACGACGAGTACATGAGCCTGCTGGTGAATCACTTCAACCCCGGCACCGTCCCCGGGCTGATGTGCCGGTCGCTGGTCAGTGTGAGCTGGGACGGTCGGCTGTACGACTGCGACTTCAACCAGATGCTGGAGCTCGATCTGGGGGCGTGCCACGGCAGGACCGGCTGTACGCTCTGGGAGATCCACTCGCTCAGCGAGCTCGAGGGGAGGCGCATTGCGACCGAGTCACACTGTTTCGGCTGCACGGCGGGCGCTGGCTCGAGCTGCTCTGGAGCCCTCCAGTGA
- a CDS encoding TVP38/TMEM64 family protein, whose translation MKRAAALAVVVTLLLAAWLLPVSDWLLKVVAWMQSAGGAGVGVYSLVYLVATVFVLPGSVLTLGAGFVYGPTLGTLLVSPVSVISATAAFLLGRSLAREWVARRLAGHPRLSALERAVSRNGIRTVVLLRLSPILPFNLLNYALALTRVRLRDYILGSFLGMLPWTFVYVYLGSLVTTASELAHGGPAGYGRAASVAGLVLTAIVVVILGRFARRALEQDLRQVEA comes from the coding sequence GTGAAACGCGCCGCTGCCCTCGCCGTCGTGGTCACGCTCCTGCTCGCGGCTTGGCTCTTGCCGGTAAGTGATTGGCTCCTGAAGGTCGTCGCCTGGATGCAGTCCGCGGGTGGTGCCGGCGTCGGGGTGTATTCGCTCGTGTACCTCGTGGCGACGGTGTTCGTGTTGCCGGGTTCGGTGCTCACCCTGGGCGCAGGCTTTGTGTATGGCCCCACACTGGGAACGCTGCTGGTCTCACCGGTGAGCGTTATTTCGGCGACGGCGGCGTTCTTGCTGGGGCGGTCGCTGGCGCGCGAATGGGTCGCCCGGAGGCTCGCCGGCCACCCGCGGCTCTCCGCGCTGGAGCGCGCAGTGAGCAGAAATGGAATTCGGACGGTGGTGTTGCTCAGGCTCTCGCCGATCCTGCCGTTCAACCTGCTGAACTACGCCCTCGCACTGACGCGGGTACGGCTTCGGGACTACATTCTCGGGTCGTTTCTCGGCATGTTGCCCTGGACGTTCGTCTACGTGTACCTGGGTTCGCTGGTCACGACGGCGAGTGAGCTGGCCCACGGCGGGCCGGCGGGCTACGGCCGCGCCGCCTCCGTCGCGGGACTGGTACTGACGGCGATTGTGGTCGTGATCCTGGGGCGCTTCGCTCGCCGCGCGCTGGAGCAAGACCTTCGACAGGTAGAGGCGTAG
- a CDS encoding AhpC/TSA family protein translates to MSELEGANIDVLVVTFERPDAAARSAADMALPWPILVDSTRELYGVYRMGRAGKWDVWGPSSWWAYARQFARCRWPRRSHDDVYQRGGDVLIDPSGVIRLHHVGVGPSDRPSVELILAAAKPGASLELTRRAP, encoded by the coding sequence ATGAGCGAGCTCGAGGGCGCGAACATCGATGTGCTCGTCGTCACGTTCGAGCGCCCGGATGCTGCTGCGCGCTCCGCCGCTGACATGGCGCTGCCCTGGCCGATCTTGGTCGACTCCACGCGGGAGCTGTACGGTGTGTACCGGATGGGCCGGGCCGGGAAGTGGGACGTCTGGGGACCAAGTAGCTGGTGGGCTTACGCGAGACAGTTTGCCCGCTGCCGCTGGCCGCGTCGCTCCCACGACGACGTGTATCAACGCGGCGGCGACGTGCTGATCGACCCGAGCGGGGTGATCCGTCTGCACCACGTGGGAGTCGGCCCCTCCGATCGGCCTTCAGTGGAGTTGATCTTGGCCGCCGCGAAGCCGGGTGCGTCGCTCGAGCTCACTCGCAGGGCGCCTTGA
- a CDS encoding IgGFc-binding protein — translation MRRLFGLLWLVSVGSLLGAACSASDSSGGPGGNGGGGTGNTGGADGGVCDFCVGKSYTPCVDGKPGTPIACKDTCTSGVGCTLCAPGSTVCVGNEVHKCAADGLTQDELVEVCDVSGGKACSGGKCGTACELAASDPSNVGCEFWAVDLDQQDGGGLFGLPPNDPASAPWGVVLANAGQSQANVTIELNEAPQGQPVALKVVKQVSIAAGALEKVILPTRELDCGVKPNDYSSPGTCLSSQAFRITASYPIVVYQFNVFENAFSNDASLLLPSSALGKWHRIINWGAGHPVLIDFPIIGKIIDRSYVTVVGTKPGTVVKVRPSWRIKGNPPIAATQPGGEIVVNLGPFDVLNLETDDATLADDPKTMADLSGTVVESNLPVAVFSGVETTSAPGSVDIPKPSGWTDKDTCCLDHLEEQMFPVESVGMKYVIARSPVRSTGSFKEPDVIRFLGVAEAATVKTTLPAPYDSFTLQPGEVVTTWTQKDITVSADKPVMVGQILVSNQYVDGPYIGDPSLTVFPPVEQYRTEYVFLTPGSWGQNWVVITAEVTTKTIIDGSATDNCAKEAAGILDGVPYESRRCKLNEGVHYLTGDKPFGIVAYGYGAAGSYAFAGGANVKPIYDPPPIK, via the coding sequence ATGCGGCGCCTCTTTGGACTCCTCTGGCTCGTTTCGGTTGGCTCGCTCCTCGGCGCAGCCTGCTCTGCGTCTGACAGCAGCGGCGGCCCCGGTGGCAATGGTGGCGGTGGCACGGGCAATACCGGCGGCGCGGACGGCGGCGTCTGCGACTTCTGTGTTGGCAAGAGCTACACCCCCTGCGTCGACGGAAAGCCGGGCACACCGATCGCTTGCAAGGACACGTGCACCAGCGGCGTCGGATGCACGCTTTGTGCGCCCGGGTCGACGGTTTGCGTCGGAAACGAAGTCCACAAGTGCGCGGCGGACGGGCTGACCCAAGACGAGCTCGTGGAGGTCTGCGACGTGTCGGGCGGAAAGGCCTGCTCGGGCGGCAAGTGCGGCACGGCGTGTGAGCTCGCGGCGAGTGATCCTTCCAACGTCGGTTGCGAGTTCTGGGCGGTGGATCTCGATCAGCAAGATGGCGGCGGACTCTTTGGTCTGCCGCCGAACGATCCGGCCAGCGCGCCTTGGGGCGTGGTGCTGGCGAATGCCGGGCAGAGCCAGGCGAATGTCACCATCGAGCTGAACGAGGCCCCTCAAGGCCAACCCGTCGCGCTCAAGGTGGTCAAACAGGTGTCGATTGCCGCCGGCGCGCTCGAGAAGGTCATTCTGCCCACGCGGGAGCTCGACTGCGGCGTGAAACCCAACGACTACAGCTCGCCCGGCACCTGCCTGTCCTCGCAGGCCTTCCGCATTACTGCCAGCTACCCGATCGTCGTCTATCAGTTCAACGTGTTCGAGAACGCGTTCTCGAACGACGCCTCGTTGCTCCTTCCCTCCAGCGCTCTCGGGAAGTGGCACCGGATCATCAACTGGGGCGCGGGACACCCGGTGTTGATCGATTTCCCGATCATCGGAAAGATCATCGACCGCTCGTACGTGACGGTGGTGGGCACCAAGCCCGGCACGGTCGTGAAGGTGCGCCCGAGCTGGCGAATCAAGGGCAACCCGCCCATCGCCGCCACCCAACCGGGCGGCGAGATCGTGGTGAACCTGGGGCCGTTCGACGTCCTGAACCTGGAGACCGACGACGCCACGCTGGCCGACGATCCAAAAACGATGGCCGATCTTTCCGGCACGGTCGTCGAATCGAACTTGCCAGTCGCCGTCTTCAGCGGCGTCGAGACCACCAGTGCTCCCGGCTCCGTCGACATCCCGAAACCCTCGGGGTGGACCGACAAGGACACCTGCTGCCTCGATCACCTCGAGGAGCAGATGTTCCCCGTCGAGTCCGTCGGCATGAAGTACGTGATCGCGCGGAGCCCGGTGCGCTCGACCGGCTCGTTCAAGGAGCCCGACGTGATCCGGTTCCTCGGCGTTGCCGAGGCTGCAACCGTGAAGACCACGCTGCCAGCGCCATACGACTCGTTCACTTTGCAGCCCGGCGAGGTCGTCACGACCTGGACCCAGAAGGACATCACGGTCAGCGCCGACAAACCCGTGATGGTCGGGCAGATCCTGGTGAGCAATCAGTATGTGGATGGGCCGTACATCGGCGATCCGTCCTTGACGGTGTTCCCGCCGGTCGAGCAGTACCGCACCGAGTACGTCTTCTTGACGCCGGGTTCGTGGGGTCAGAACTGGGTGGTGATCACCGCCGAGGTGACCACCAAGACCATCATCGACGGTTCGGCCACGGACAACTGCGCCAAAGAAGCCGCGGGCATCCTGGATGGCGTGCCGTACGAGTCGCGTCGCTGCAAGCTGAACGAAGGTGTGCACTACCTCACCGGCGACAAACCCTTCGGCATCGTGGCCTACGGCTACGGTGCGGCGGGATCGTACGCCTTCGCCGGCGGCGCCAACGTGAAGCCAATTTACGATCCTCCGCCCATCAAGTGA